The Streptomyces vinaceus genome contains the following window.
GACCGCCGCCGTCCGCGCCTCGTACCACCTGCTGCTCGGCCACGGGCTCGCCACCCAGGCCGTACGGGCCGCGGCCCCCGGCGCGCAGATCGGCATCGTCAACAACCTCTCCACCATCGAGCCCGCCACCGACGGCGAAGCCGACCGGGCGGCGGCCCGGCGCATGGACGGCCACGTCAACCGCTGGTGGCTGGACCCCGTCCACGGCCGCGGCTTCCCCGCCGACATGCGCGAGGTCTACGCCGTCGACCTGCCCGAACGCCCCGGCGACCTGGCCACCATCGCCGCCCCGCTCGACTGGACCGGCCTGAACTACTACTTCCCCCAGACCGTCACCGCCGACCCGGCCGGCCCCGCCCCGTACGCCCGCCAGATCGAACGCCCCGGCGTCCCGCGCACCGGCATGGACTGGGAGGTCGACGCGGGCGGCCTGGAGACCCTGCTCATGCGGCTGACCGAGGAGTACGGGGCCCGGCGCATCCACGTCACCGAGAACGGCTCCTCGTACGAGGACACCGTCGCCGCCGACGGCAGCGTCCACGACCCCGACCGCGCCCGCTACCTGACCGGGCACCTGGCCGCCTGCGCCCGCGCCGCCCGCCGAGGCGCGCCGCTGGCCGGCTACTACGCCTGGTCCCTCCTGGACAACTTCGAGTGGGCCTACGGCTACGACAAGCGCTTCGGTCTCGTCCGCGTCGACTACGCCACCCAGCGCCGCACGGTCAAGACCAGCGGCCGCCGCTACGCCGAGGTGATCGCCGCGCACCGGGCCCTGTGAGAGGTCGGCCCCCGCGCCGCGCCGCGCCGTGCCCGCCCCGCTTCTCGGGGCGGGCACGGCCTTTCGTGATGGGATGGGACGCGGCGCTGGAAGCGGTGCTTCCACCAGCCCACGGCTCAGGGCACACGGAGAGGTCGGGTAGATGGCCGAGGACACCATGCGGGCGATGGCCTACGAGACGTACGGCGGGACGGAGGTGCTCACCGAGACCCGGCTGCCCCTGCCCAAACTGGCCCCCGGCGAACTCCTCGTCCGGGTCAAGTGCGCCTCGGTCAACCCCGTCGACTGGAAGATCATGGCGGGCGGGCTCGACCCCCTGATGGACGTGGTGTACCCGGTCGTCCCCGGCTGGGACGTCGCCGGCACCGTGGAGCGGGTCGGCATCGACACGCCCGAGTTCGCGGTCGGCGACGAGGTCATGGCGTACGCCCGCAAGGACTACGTGCACGGCGGGACCTTCGCCGAGTACGTCAGCGTGCCCGTTCGGGCCGCGGCCGCCAAGCCCGCCTCGCTCAGCTGGCAGGAGGCGGCCGGCCTGCCGCTGGCCGGACTCACCGCGTACCAGCTGCTCACCCGCCTCGCCACCGGCAAGGACGACACCGTCCTCATCCACGGGGCCGCGGGCGGGGTCGGGTCCTTCGGGGTGCAGATCGCCCGTGCGCTGGGCGCCCGCGTCATCGGCACGGCCTCCCCGCGCAACCACGACCGGCTGCGCGAACTCGGCTGTGAGCCGGTCGAGTACGGGGAGGGCCTGGTCGACCGGGTGCGCGCGCTCGCGCCCGACGGGGTCACCGTCGCCGCGGACTTCGTGGGCGGCGTCCTCGACGTGACCCGGGCGGTCCTCGCGGAGGGCGGCCGGCACGCCTCCATCGCCGACCCCGCCGTGCTGGGCGCGGGAGGCCAGTGGATGTGGGTGCGGCCCGACGCCGAGGGCCTGGCCGAACTGGGCAGGCTCGCCGACGCCGGGCAGCTCAAGGTCACCGTCGCCAAGACGTTCCCGCTGGCGCAGCTCGCGGAGGCCTTCGAGCTCAGCCAGACGGGCCGCACCGCAGGAAAGATCGTTCTGGAGGTCTGACGCGTCCCCGAACGCGGGGGAGGCGCGGGAGGCGCGGGGCGGCCGGGGCCGCCCCGCGCCCGCGTGGAGCTCTCGGATCAGGGGAAGGAGACGACCGTGGACGGGGTCGTCGACGTTCCCGAGGTGGGTGCGCCCGTGGTGTTGATGACGTGCTCGTACTGGCCCTTGCCGCCGAGCGAGACGACGAGCAGGTCGTGGAACTTCACGCCCGGCCTCACCGGCGCCTGGAAGCCGTGGTCCTGACGGATCGTCGGGTCCACGTTGTAGTAGCAGTAGCTGCCCAGGCCCCAG
Protein-coding sequences here:
- a CDS encoding GH1 family beta-glucosidase; the protein is MTLSETRPGRGADLDAELGAIDLAALPRAFAWGTATSAYQIEGAVAEDGRAPSIWDTFSHTPGAVAGGHTGDTACDHYHRWREDIALMGELGTNAYRMSVAWPRVVPGGDGPANAKGLAFYDRLVDGLLAAGITPSVTLYHWDLPQALQDRGGWPERATAEHFAAYAGIVAARLGDRVTQWATLNEPLCSAWIGHLEGRMAPGWTDLTAAVRASYHLLLGHGLATQAVRAAAPGAQIGIVNNLSTIEPATDGEADRAAARRMDGHVNRWWLDPVHGRGFPADMREVYAVDLPERPGDLATIAAPLDWTGLNYYFPQTVTADPAGPAPYARQIERPGVPRTGMDWEVDAGGLETLLMRLTEEYGARRIHVTENGSSYEDTVAADGSVHDPDRARYLTGHLAACARAARRGAPLAGYYAWSLLDNFEWAYGYDKRFGLVRVDYATQRRTVKTSGRRYAEVIAAHRAL
- a CDS encoding NADP-dependent oxidoreductase, with product MRAMAYETYGGTEVLTETRLPLPKLAPGELLVRVKCASVNPVDWKIMAGGLDPLMDVVYPVVPGWDVAGTVERVGIDTPEFAVGDEVMAYARKDYVHGGTFAEYVSVPVRAAAAKPASLSWQEAAGLPLAGLTAYQLLTRLATGKDDTVLIHGAAGGVGSFGVQIARALGARVIGTASPRNHDRLRELGCEPVEYGEGLVDRVRALAPDGVTVAADFVGGVLDVTRAVLAEGGRHASIADPAVLGAGGQWMWVRPDAEGLAELGRLADAGQLKVTVAKTFPLAQLAEAFELSQTGRTAGKIVLEV